In bacterium, a single genomic region encodes these proteins:
- a CDS encoding glycosyltransferase family 39 protein, producing the protein MTISYGIMVLAALAWLFILFAAAHGCGTWVLKRLCLQKKDSPGDAVIAIGIGMAVFSYMIFLLAALGLLSKPVLFGAAALWSLWLVPELLGRLRRGTACLDTNGRGTARRAPTYIGWSLFALLALLNFIPAFVPETGWDGMAYHLALPKLYLQAGGFVFRPDIFHNLFPQFTEMFYLAGMIFPYGMAAKGVHFAFGGLVVFILYCLGKELENPLAGLLAGLIFYAQYVVHMESTTAFIDLTVAAYAALGLLAVFKFIQSRDMRWLYMTAFFLGIIAANKWHGLIVLVLAGGAILLMIWNRKSLRLQEKLRQSAGVMGWGSLPVLPYMIRAWMMGGNPAWPLLYPVFGGKYWDARIADQVQKLHASFAGGDHGFLGLIQLPYDLIVRGSLFGLGGAELRWPLVGMLFIVICTLFFLRWDYQASPYRLQGIQKITLPGIMGLFVIIWFFSSPQIRFLMPLFPVAAWLAGLVLVALWKQGTTVNRLLAVSIGMLFFLFHPPIHHDTGRQVKVLANRVPPDIYCHQKIDHYAAMRFLNKNVRAGEKVLLFGENRGFYLEVDYLWGDPMMQMVIDYRKFESAGEAGRSPLLRELHNHNVRWVLFRTDLYAETYLDPKIVTMMEAVLTSAGEKQFEDGPVSVYKIYADRQLALIR; encoded by the coding sequence ATGACTATTTCATATGGCATCATGGTACTCGCAGCGTTGGCGTGGCTGTTTATTCTTTTTGCCGCTGCCCATGGCTGCGGTACGTGGGTCCTCAAACGACTGTGCTTGCAAAAAAAGGATTCGCCGGGTGATGCTGTTATAGCCATCGGTATCGGTATGGCGGTTTTTTCCTATATGATATTTTTATTGGCGGCCCTGGGGCTGTTGTCTAAACCGGTTTTATTCGGCGCCGCTGCACTCTGGTCGCTGTGGCTGGTGCCGGAATTGTTGGGAAGGTTGCGCAGGGGCACGGCATGTTTGGACACGAACGGTAGGGGCACGGCACGCCGTGCCCCTACTTATATTGGCTGGTCGCTGTTTGCCCTGCTCGCGCTGCTTAATTTTATTCCTGCATTTGTGCCGGAGACCGGTTGGGACGGCATGGCCTATCATTTGGCACTGCCCAAACTCTATCTTCAGGCTGGAGGCTTTGTTTTCCGGCCGGATATTTTTCACAACCTCTTTCCTCAGTTTACCGAGATGTTTTATTTAGCGGGAATGATTTTTCCTTATGGCATGGCAGCCAAGGGAGTCCATTTTGCATTTGGTGGTTTGGTGGTTTTTATATTGTATTGTTTGGGTAAAGAGTTGGAAAATCCGCTTGCCGGGTTATTGGCCGGTCTGATATTTTATGCGCAGTATGTTGTACATATGGAATCCACCACCGCATTTATTGATTTGACCGTGGCAGCTTATGCTGCGCTGGGGTTACTTGCGGTGTTTAAATTTATTCAAAGCCGTGATATGCGCTGGCTGTATATGACAGCTTTTTTTCTGGGGATTATCGCTGCAAATAAATGGCATGGTCTCATCGTGCTGGTCTTGGCAGGCGGCGCAATCCTGCTGATGATTTGGAACCGGAAATCCTTGCGCCTGCAAGAGAAATTACGGCAGTCCGCCGGGGTGATGGGATGGGGCAGTCTGCCGGTGTTGCCGTACATGATTCGGGCCTGGATGATGGGAGGCAATCCGGCTTGGCCGCTCTTGTATCCGGTTTTTGGAGGGAAGTACTGGGATGCCCGGATTGCCGATCAGGTCCAAAAGCTGCATGCCTCATTTGCCGGGGGTGATCATGGATTTTTGGGGCTGATTCAATTACCCTATGATCTCATTGTCCGGGGTTCGTTGTTTGGGCTGGGGGGGGCGGAATTGCGCTGGCCCTTGGTGGGCATGCTTTTTATTGTGATTTGTACATTGTTTTTTTTGCGGTGGGATTATCAAGCCTCACCCTACCGGCTGCAAGGTATTCAAAAAATCACTTTGCCGGGAATTATGGGATTGTTTGTTATTATTTGGTTTTTTAGTTCACCTCAGATTAGGTTTCTCATGCCGCTGTTTCCTGTTGCAGCATGGCTGGCAGGATTGGTATTGGTTGCCTTGTGGAAGCAGGGGACGACGGTCAATCGTCTTTTGGCTGTGTCCATTGGGATGCTCTTTTTTCTTTTTCATCCTCCGATTCATCACGATACAGGCCGGCAGGTCAAAGTCCTCGCCAACCGGGTGCCGCCGGATATTTATTGTCATCAAAAAATTGATCATTATGCGGCAATGCGTTTTTTGAATAAAAATGTGCGTGCGGGTGAGAAGGTCCTGCTCTTTGGAGAAAATCGGGGATTTTACCTGGAGGTGGACTATCTTTGGGGAGACCCGATGATGCAAATGGTGATTGATTACCGAAAGTTTGAATCAGCAGGGGAGGCCGGCAGGTCGCCCCTGCTGCGCGAATTGCATAATCACAATGTAAGGTGGGTGCTGTTCCGTACAGACTTGTATGCTGAAACCTATCTCGATCCCAAGATTGTGACAATGATGGAGGCCGTGCTGACATCAGCCGGTGAAAAACAATTTGAAGACGGACCAGTCAGTGTGTATAAAATTTATGCGGACCGGCAGTTGGCATTAATCAGGTAG